From one Aquicella siphonis genomic stretch:
- a CDS encoding chaperone modulator CbpM produces the protein MVKHELMIIADYSDESSLTLEELCSICQISPDTVQEFIAYEIIHPAQSRRDQPLFGLAELQRVKTALRLQHDLEVNMAGVALVLDLLDEMESLRARAEFLERQFGKR, from the coding sequence ATGGTAAAACATGAGTTGATGATTATTGCAGATTATTCCGATGAATCGTCTCTGACGCTGGAAGAATTATGTTCTATCTGCCAAATCTCGCCTGATACAGTCCAGGAGTTCATCGCTTACGAAATTATTCACCCGGCGCAATCCAGACGTGATCAGCCGTTATTTGGCCTGGCAGAACTGCAACGGGTTAAAACGGCGCTGCGTTTACAACATGATCTGGAAGTCAATATGGCGGGCGTTGCCCTGGTCCTGGATTTGCTGGATGAAATGGAATCGTTGCGCGCACGCGCCGAGTTTCTGGAACGGCAGTTTGGCAAGCGTTAA
- a CDS encoding DnaJ C-terminal domain-containing protein, translating into MEYKDYYSVLGVPRNASQDDIKQAYRRLARKYHPDVSKEANAEEKFKNLQEAYEVLKDPEKRMAYDQLGSNWKQGQEFRPPPNWEGRTRYYSTEDMGDFSESDLGGFSEFFSNLFGRARPDFQGHAGGGFRQRGNDQTARISISLEDAFHGVTKTLQLQMPEVDASGAMRSAVRTIKVTIPPGASQGQQLRLAKQGGPGIGGADAGDLYLEIEIQPHSLYSLEGRDVYLTLPVTPWEAALGAEIKIPTLGGRVGLKLTPGSQSGQKLRLKGRGMPGKPAPGDQYAVLQIHTPPAHTDEQRHLYEKMAQVMPFNPRKDWPA; encoded by the coding sequence ATGGAATATAAAGACTATTACTCAGTCCTGGGTGTGCCAAGAAACGCATCCCAGGATGATATCAAGCAAGCCTATAGACGGTTGGCCAGAAAATACCATCCAGATGTCAGCAAGGAAGCGAACGCAGAAGAAAAATTCAAAAATTTGCAGGAAGCTTACGAAGTTTTAAAAGATCCCGAAAAACGCATGGCATACGATCAGCTCGGCAGCAACTGGAAACAGGGGCAGGAATTTCGTCCGCCGCCAAACTGGGAAGGACGCACCCGTTATTATTCAACAGAGGATATGGGTGATTTTTCAGAAAGTGATCTTGGCGGTTTCAGCGAATTCTTTTCCAACCTGTTCGGCCGGGCACGACCGGATTTTCAAGGCCACGCGGGCGGCGGTTTCAGGCAGCGCGGCAATGATCAAACTGCCAGGATCAGTATTTCACTGGAAGATGCGTTTCATGGAGTAACAAAGACATTGCAGCTGCAAATGCCGGAAGTTGACGCATCGGGTGCTATGCGATCTGCGGTGCGCACGATTAAAGTCACCATTCCGCCTGGCGCATCCCAGGGGCAGCAATTGCGTCTCGCGAAACAGGGTGGCCCAGGGATAGGCGGAGCAGATGCGGGTGATCTTTATCTGGAAATTGAAATTCAACCGCATTCACTGTATTCCCTTGAAGGCCGTGATGTGTATTTGACTCTTCCGGTTACACCGTGGGAAGCAGCCTTGGGCGCGGAAATCAAGATTCCGACGCTGGGCGGACGCGTGGGTTTGAAACTGACGCCGGGGTCGCAGTCCGGGCAAAAGCTCAGACTCAAGGGACGAGGTATGCCAGGCAAGCCTGCTCCGGGTGATCAATATGCCGTATTGCAGATACATACACCGCCGGCGCATACAGATGAACAACGACATCTATATGAGAAAATGGCACAAGTGATGCCGTTTAATCCTCGCAAAGACTGGCCAGCGTGA